CCACGCCGGCCAGAAGTGCTCGGCAGCTTCCCTGGGCATCCTCGTCGGCAGCGTGTACTCCTCGGAGCGCTTCCGCCGTCAGCTCGTCGATGCCGCGTCGTCGATGATCATCGACTGGCCCACCAACATGCGTGCCGACATGGGCCCGCTCACCGAGCTGCCCAGCGACAAGCTTGAGCGCGCCCTGACCACCCTGGAGGACGGTGAGACCTGGCTGCTCAAGCCGCGGCAGCTCGATGACTCCGGCCGTCTGTGGTCACCGGGCATCAAGGACGGCGTGAAGCCCGGCTCGTTCTTCCACCTCACCGAGGTCTTCGGCCCGGTCCTGGGCCTGATGAAGGCCGAGGACCTGGATGAGGCCATCACCCTGCAGAACGCCACCGACTTCGGTCTGACCGGTGGTATCCAGAGCCTCGATCCTGCCGAGGTCCGCACCTGGGTGGAGCGCATCGAGGTCGGCAACGCCTACGTCAACCGCGGTATCACCGGCGCGATCGTGCAGCGTCAGTCCTTCGGCGGCTGGAAGCAGTCTTCCGTGGGCCTGGGGTCCAAGGCCGGCGGCCCGAACTACGTGATGCTCATGGGCAGCTGGTCCGACGACACCGCCGTCCCCTCGGCAGTGGCTCCCACCGGCTCTGCACCTGTGGACGGCTACATTGCCGAGCTGCAGCGCACCGGCGCATTGTCGGACGCCGACGCTGCCTGGCTCGCTGAAGCAGGGCGCTCCGACATCGACGCCTGGGAGACCGAGTTCGGCACTCCTCGTGATGTCACCGGCCTGACCGCCGAGGCGAACATCTTCCGGTACCGCCCCGCGCACGTGGTGTTGCGGATCAGCGCAGACGCCCGTCCCGTCGAGGTCGCCCGGGCCGTCATCGCCGCCCACCGCGCCGGCTCCCCGGTGCGTGTGGTGGTGGACCCTGCGGTCCGCTCCGAGGTCTCGGACGTCCTGGCCGCCTCGGTCCGGCTCGGTGTCGGTGAGCAGCCGGTCACCGCAGACGACGATTCATTCGCCACCCGCCTGTCCGCCGGAGTGCTGGACGACGGCGTCGGCGCCCGGGTACGCGTGATCGGCACGCGAAACCCGGAGACGTTGGAGCAGCTGGCCGACCGTCCCGAGGTGTGCCTGCTTAACGACGAGGTCACGGCGTCGGGCCGCGTCGAGTTGCGCCTGTGGCTCAAGGAGCAGGCCGTGTCCATGACACTGCACCGCTTCGGTAACCCGAGCACCGAGTTCCACGCCCTCGCTGACGAGATCCGGCGCGGGTAGGTCCGCCGGCGGTTGCCCCGGAGGTACAGCGGAATAGCAGCCCGGGCATCCGCGTTGAACCGGTCGTGAACATCGATATCTGGTCCGACGTCGCCTGCCCCTGGTGCTATATCGGCAAACGCCGGTTTGAATCCGCTCTCGCAGCTTTTCCGCAGCGTGATGAGGTCACGGTGACCTGGCACTCCTACCAGCTCGACCCGTCGCTGCCCGAACACGACGACCGCTCCGAAGCGGAGTATCTCTCCACCGCCAAGGGAATGCCTGTCGACCAGGTCCGCCAGATGTTTGGTCACGTCACGGAACAGGCCGCCGCAGAGGGGCTGGAATACGACTTCGATGCACTGGTCGTCGCCAACTCGATGAAGGCCCACCAGCTGATCCAGCTGGCGAAGGAATCGGAGGGCAAGGACGCCACCGGCGCCGTGGACATCGTGGAGGAAGCCCTGTTCCGCGCCCACTTCGAGGACGGCGAAGACATCGGCTCGGCGGACGTCCTGACGCGCATCGGCGTCGCCGCAGGGTTGGACGCCGAGGACATCGCCGCCGAGCTGCAGAGCGGCTCACGGATCCCCGCCGTGCAGGCCGATGTCCGGCGGGCTGCGTCCCTCGGCCTGAACTCGGTTCCCACGTTTGTACTCGACATGAACCTCGCCGTTCCCGGCGCGCAGCCCGTCGAGGTGTTCAGCCGTGCCCTGGAGCAGCAGTGGGAACGCTCCCACCCGGCACCGGCAACCATCCCGACGGTCACCGGCGCCCGGGATGACGCCTCGTGCGGTCCGGAGGGCTGCCAGCTGTAGCCAGCTGTAGCTCTACGGCTGCTCCTGCTTCGTGCGTCCCGTGCCGTCCTTGCCCCGGATGAAGATCAGGCTGGCGAGCGCGCCGATCACCGCGAGAATGGCGGCGATGATGAAGATGCCGTGCAGCCCGTCAATGAAGAAGCCGAGGGTCTCACGGGCGAACTCGGGCGACATCTTCGCGATCTCCTGGAACAGCCCCCCTTCGGCCGCATCGCGGAGCTGCCCTTCCATTGCCGGCGGCATCCCCGGCGGGAACTGCATGCCGTCGATGCCCGCGTTGACGCGGTCGGAGAGATAGGCCCCGTAGACCGCCACACCGAACGCGGTACCCAACGGCAGGGCGGTGTTCGCCAGCCCGGTGGCCATACCGGTGCGTTCGGACGGCACCACCGCCACGGCCAGGGACATCACGTGCGGCAGCATCAGCCCGGTGCCGGCGCCCAGCACCAGGTACATCGGCAACAGGTCCGCCCAGCCGGAGTCGACGTCCATCACCAGGCCCAGCATCAGCCCGCCGGCGACGACCAGCATGCCCACCGCCTGGACCACGCCGACCGGCACCCAGCGCACCAGAGCGATCCCCACCGCGGAGAACACCACCATGGGTACCGCCAGGGCACTGGAGACGTAGCCGATCTCCAGGGCGGACAGTTCCAGCTGCCCGGCGAGCCACAGGATGATGAAGGGCATCATGCCGAAGCTGAACATGCGGGAGGCGAAGGCGTTGAAGGTGACCGTGGCGAAAGAGGGGATCCGGAAGAGTCGGAAGTCGACCATCGCACGATCCCGTTTGGACAGTTCGA
The genomic region above belongs to Corynebacterium glyciniphilum AJ 3170 and contains:
- a CDS encoding DsbA family oxidoreductase; its protein translation is MNIDIWSDVACPWCYIGKRRFESALAAFPQRDEVTVTWHSYQLDPSLPEHDDRSEAEYLSTAKGMPVDQVRQMFGHVTEQAAAEGLEYDFDALVVANSMKAHQLIQLAKESEGKDATGAVDIVEEALFRAHFEDGEDIGSADVLTRIGVAAGLDAEDIAAELQSGSRIPAVQADVRRAASLGLNSVPTFVLDMNLAVPGAQPVEVFSRALEQQWERSHPAPATIPTVTGARDDASCGPEGCQL